The Nocardia sp. NBC_01329 sequence TCGATATCCGCGGTATGCCAGCGCAGCTCGGGGTGCTCGTCCAGATATTGGATGAGCATGCCGAACTGGGTTCCCCAGTCACCGAGATGATTGACCCGGACGACGTCGGCGCCGCGGAATCCGAATACTCGCGCGAGGCTGTCGCCGATGATGGTGGTACGCAGATGGCCGACGTGCATCTCCTTGGCCACATTCGGCGCGGAATAGTCGATCACCACCCGCCGGCCCGTCTCCGGTGCTCCCACCCCGAGCCGATCATCGGCCAGCCGGGCCGCGACCTGCTCCCATATCGTATGGTCGGCCAGCTCGATGTTCAGGAAACCGGGCCCGCTGCGTTCGACCGCGGCGAGGGCCGAACCGTCGGCATGAGCGAGCTCCGCGGCGATGGCCGCGGCCAGCTCGGCCGGGGCCGTACGGGATTTCTTCGCCAGGGCGAGGGCGGCGTTGGACTGGAAATCGGCGCGTTCGGATCGGCGCACCACCGGATCGGCTCCGGCGAAATCCGGTCGGACTCGGACCATCGCCTCCGATACGGCAGTGCGGACATGTCCGAGCAGCGGCACAACACCGGTGGAGGGCACCCGAGGTCCTTTCATGGGAGAGGGCTCAGTATCGCAGCCATGGGAGAGGGCTCAGTATCGCAGCCATCGGAGAGGGCTCAGGATCGCAGCAACACTCGTCCCCGAAAGTCTTCGCCACGGATATGCGGACGGCCGCAGGGGCGATGAGCTCCCTGCGGCCGTGGGCACGGACTCCATCATCACCGGAAGACACAGTTTCCGGCGACCGCCGTTCACAATTCAGAGTGGGCGCGGCACATTCGTCTCGAACTGCGTTCGGACGTTGCCGTGCAGTGTGTAGAGGGCGACGACTACCCGTATGTCGCCCTGTGTCGCGAATCCGATACCGAGTTGTGTGCTGGCCTTCCACACGACCTGGGTGAAATGCCCGGTCTCCCTGGAGAAGACGGGGTTGCCGTAGTCGTAGAGGGAGACCTCGTCGTACCACATCTGCACAGCCGTCCCGACATGCTGCACGGCGTCCGAGCTTCCGCCTCTGGCGAGGTAGAGGTTCTCCCCCGCATCCGACTTGTGCGGGCAGGTGTGATCGATCGTCTGCTTCTCAGCGTAATACTGCGCGCATTGCCGGGCCGCGTCGATCATTTCCTGGCGCAGGGTCATCGGCGGTGTCCCGTGCAGGGCACGGTACTGGTTGTGCGCTTCGAGGCCGACCTGCGCGTATTGCGCGTCCCCTGTTTGTCCTGCCGCCGAACCCCCGCCTACGGCGAGCCCCACAAACAACGCAGAGGCAATGATCGATACCAACCGTCGTCCTGCTCGCACGACAACCTTCCCATCGGTGGGTGAGAAACGAATCGGAAAAACCATCGGAAAACTCCCCGGCCATGGACGGCCCGGAGTGAGATCACGATCAGCCCGCCGTATCGCGCGGGGCGGGAAAAGACGCCCCAAGGCTAGCGGATCCGTGTCGCCCACAAGTAATTTCGGTCCGTCGGCCGCGATGGGTCCGAGCGGGACGGATGGGGGGCGTGCTCAGTTCACCTGTCGGCCTTCGCCCCAGTACTGCGCACGCAGTGCCTTCTTGTCCGGCTTACCGAGCGGGCTCACGGGAATTCTGTCGGCGAAATCCACCGTCTTCGGTGTGTACACCGCGCCCTTGCGGTCTTTCACCAGGGACTGGAGTTCCTCGACCGGGACACTCTGGCCCGCACGCAGCACGACCACGGCTTTCACCGCCTCGCCCCACTTCTCGTCCGGCACACCGATCACCGCTGCCGCGCTCACCGCCGGATGCGCCGACAGCACATCCTCGACCTCGCGCGGGAACACGTTGAACCCGCCGGAGACGATCATGTCCTTCTTGCGGTCGACGATATAGAGGAAACCCTCCTCGTCCTGCCTGGCGATATCGCCGGTGTGCAGCCAGCCGAATTCGGTGGCCGCCGCGGTCTGTTCGGGCTTGTTCAGATACCCGTTCATCACCAGCGGTCCACGCACGCACACCTCGCCGGGTTCGCCCCGGGGCACTTCATCGCCCTTCTCGTCGAGCAGCGCCACCGACAGCCACGGCACCGGACGACCGCAGCTGGCCAGCCGCTCGGGTTTGTTCAGATCGTGGTCGCCGCGGCGGAGCACCGAGATGGTCATCGGGCTCTCGGCCTGACCGTAGAACTGGAAGAAAATGGGACCGAACTTCTCGATCGCCTCGGCCAGGCGGGTCGGGGAGATCGCGGAGGCGCCGTAGAACACCGTCTGCAGGCTGGACAGGTCGTACTTGTCCAGGTCCGGGCTGTCCAGCAGGGCGTAGAGCATGGTGGGCACCAGCATGGTCGCGGTGATCTTGTACTTCT is a genomic window containing:
- a CDS encoding AMP-binding protein, translated to MNTEPHVDDTAPLHREPLAVDLLGKALERYADRTAVHIDDATLTYRDVRDQISRFAQALASAGLGIGSPVAVLSANRPEVIFAQGANNVNGSRAMALHPMGSLDDHAYVLEDAGVETLIYDPAGFDERAAQLRDKVPGLRNLFSFGPSEAGTDLIELAAGFTPERVRGPQVDPNATMSLAYTGGTTGKPKGVEMSFRGSTTMLRIQMTEWEWPDEVRFLVCTPLSHAGAAFWNPTAQQGGSIVVLPYFHPAKVLEAIEKYKITATMLVPTMLYALLDSPDLDKYDLSSLQTVFYGASAISPTRLAEAIEKFGPIFFQFYGQAESPMTISVLRRGDHDLNKPERLASCGRPVPWLSVALLDEKGDEVPRGEPGEVCVRGPLVMNGYLNKPEQTAAATEFGWLHTGDIARQDEEGFLYIVDRKKDMIVSGGFNVFPREVEDVLSAHPAVSAAAVIGVPDEKWGEAVKAVVVLRAGQSVPVEELQSLVKDRKGAVYTPKTVDFADRIPVSPLGKPDKKALRAQYWGEGRQVN
- a CDS encoding CAP family protein — protein: MVFPIRFSPTDGKVVVRAGRRLVSIIASALFVGLAVGGGSAAGQTGDAQYAQVGLEAHNQYRALHGTPPMTLRQEMIDAARQCAQYYAEKQTIDHTCPHKSDAGENLYLARGGSSDAVQHVGTAVQMWYDEVSLYDYGNPVFSRETGHFTQVVWKASTQLGIGFATQGDIRVVVALYTLHGNVRTQFETNVPRPL